Within Wyeomyia smithii strain HCP4-BCI-WySm-NY-G18 chromosome 2, ASM2978416v1, whole genome shotgun sequence, the genomic segment GTCCCTACGCACCAtctcttcatcgacttcaatGCCGCTTATGACACGATTAATCGAAAAGAGCTATGGAGAATACTCGACAAAAACAGCTTCCCCGCTTGCCAGACGGATAAAGGTGATGATTTTGAGGCAGTCAACGAGTTCCTGTGCCTTGACTCAATGGTGACTGAGAACAACAATACCAGCCGCGAGATTAGGAGACGAATTATAAGCGGGAGTCGAGCCTACTATGGGTTCCACAAAAAAATACGGTCGAAACGTTCAAGTCCCCGCGCGAAATGCAGCTTCCACAAAACgctttttgaaccatttgttcGCTACGGGCATGcgacgtggacaatgcttgaAGAGGACCTGTGagcgctcggagttttcgaacgtcGGGTGTTAAGAACCATCTTCGGTGGTGTGcaggaaaacggagtgtggagacggagaatgaaccatgagctcgcgcaactacGGTAAACCCAGCATCCAGAAAGTGGCCAAAGTTGGACGGATACGTTGTAGAACGACGGACAACTACCCTGGAAAATTGGTTCTCGCCTCAAATCCGGTTGGTACGAGACTAAAGGAAGCGCAAAGAACAAGGTTGTTAGACCAGGTGCGGGGTGCTGCGGGATCGGAGGTGGGCAGCCATGAACCGATCAAGTTGGCGGAATGTCTTAGGTACGGCCattaaaaaaagtaaacaagTGTTACCAGACTAGTGTGCCGTGTCAAACAAatgttgtatgaaaaaaaaagtgttacCAGAGAGATGATCCAGGAACTCATTAGCGTGGTTTCCACTACACAAAATAACATATTAATAcacaatattgaaaaaattcaaatacatTCACTAAATGatcaagaaaaatgaaaaaaaatatgcctctGTTATTAAAACTCATACTTTTGAgcttaaacaaaacaaaatgttctaacgAAAAACGATTCGATTCGACTGATTCTGTTAGACGAAGAAAGCAAAACCATATTCACTTTTCGATTTCGTGTTTTATAATCAGTTTATCAAAAGCCGGCAGTCGGTAGAAGAGAAATCAGTGAAATGGAACGTACCATGACTCATTCTGATCAACACTacgtcttgtttttttttttgctcagctTTGATTACCGGCATTTTCAACGGCTGTGACAAACTATGGTTTACCAGTATTGGGAGAGCAAGTGTGCCCATCGTTCGCTAATATGATTGCCACCTCCCGTACCTGTTCTCTTGTTTATCCGTTCAGCTGTAAAGTTTCGGCTCGTGCCTGTATCGGCGGCATGTTAAAATTCATGACGCGTACATCTGGCAGTGCAAGTGGTGAAATTCAGTTTGTTTAATTGTTTTGAAACTTGACCTTGATAGGAATCGATTCATGTGTTGATTATATGTGGTTGAAAAGGCACTCTAGCGGTTTTCAGTTCCGGTTTATTTATATGGTTAGCCACGGTGGAAAATTTATTTCACGACtaatgttactcatttttttttcagaaatggcGGTAAACGTGTATTCGACCAATGTGACAACAGATAACTTATCCAGGCATGACATGCTATCGTGGGTTAACGACTGCCTCCGGTCCCAGTTCACGAAGATCGAGGAGCTGTGTACGGGTGCCGCTTACTGTCAGTACATGGATATGCTGTTTCCAGGTTCAGTGCCGATGAAGCGTGTCAAATTCCGTACCAATTTAGAACACGAATATatccaaaatttcaaaatcctgCAAGCGGCTTTCAAAAAAATGAACGTCGATAAGGTTAGTGGTGAATGGCTTTATTGACGTAATTAGCTTTATGAACAAATCCAGTAATTACTCATCACAGGCGGTTAGTTGATATTTGAACTTTCACATTGACCACTTCACTCAATTGCTCTCAGATTGGTCAATAAACCCGATTCTCATTTGTTCAGAAAGTTAGATCGTACATTACGAACTTTCGTTCCGGTCTAGGTCATTCCGGTGGATAAGCTGATTAAGGGACGTTTTCAAGATAACTTTGAATTTTTGCAATGGTTCAAAAAATTCTTCGATGCCAACTATGACGGTCGAGAGTACGACGCACTGGAGGCACGATTCGGTATCCTGCTAGGTTCGGGTGCGATCCAAAACGAGCTGGGTGTCGGCGAGCTGCCGAAGCGACACATCCAGGCACCAAAATCGCAGAAGTTACCCCCTCACCACGTTTCATCCACTGGTAGTGTAGTGCTCTTTGTCTATGATTGTCTGTTCTTGTTTGTAAACGCAATCTTCCCTTTTTTGAGTTCTTAGTATACGACGAACGAGGAGGTAGAATATGATCGGCTGGCTAGAATAGCGACACAGTTTTCCATTGATTGATTTGCTGTTCCAATGGCATCTAAAATTGCGCTTACGCTAATACCTGTTTTTTTGGGTATTTAACATTTAACCACAATGGCCGTTAATTTCATTACTCATATTCTTTGTACAGAATAATAGC encodes:
- the LOC129722072 gene encoding microtubule-associated protein RP/EB family member 1 isoform X2 — translated: MAVNVYSTNVTTDNLSRHDMLSWVNDCLRSQFTKIEELCTGAAYCQYMDMLFPGSVPMKRVKFRTNLEHEYIQNFKILQAAFKKMNVDKVIPVDKLIKGRFQDNFEFLQWFKKFFDANYDGREYDALEARFGILLGSGAIQNELGVGELPKRHIQAPKSQKLPPHHVSSTVSKVTPSRPTAPMGNLERRQIGGVGVTTNASKSSSQNSVTNQQVDELTNQVQDMRLHLEGLEKERDFYFSKLRDIEILCQEDEPTDAQNELVQRILNILYATEVGDGFAPPDDMPPEEEEY
- the LOC129722072 gene encoding microtubule-associated protein RP/EB family member 1 isoform X7, which translates into the protein MAVNVYSTNVTTDNLSRHDMLSWVNDCLRSQFTKIEELCTGAAYCQYMDMLFPGSVPMKRVKFRTNLEHEYIQNFKILQAAFKKMNVDKVIPVDKLIKGRFQDNFEFLQWFKKFFDANYDGREYDALEARFGILLGSGAIQNELGVGELPKRHIQAPKSQKLPPHHVSSTVTPSRPTAPMGNLERRQIGGVGVTTNASKSSSQNSVTNQQVDELTNQVQDMRLHLEGLEKERDFYFSKLRDIEILCQEDEPTDAQNELVQRILNILYATEDGFAPPDDMPPEEEEY
- the LOC129722072 gene encoding microtubule-associated protein RP/EB family member 1 isoform X6, with translation MAVNVYSTNVTTDNLSRHDMLSWVNDCLRSQFTKIEELCTGAAYCQYMDMLFPGSVPMKRVKFRTNLEHEYIQNFKILQAAFKKMNVDKVIPVDKLIKGRFQDNFEFLQWFKKFFDANYDGREYDALEARFGILLGSGAIQNELGVGELPKRHIQAPKSQKLPPHHVSSTVTPSRPTAPMGNLERRQIGGVGVTTNASKSSSQNSVTNQQVDELTNQVQDMRLHLEGLEKERDFYFSKLRDIEILCQEDEPTDAQNELVQRILNILYATEVGDGFAPPDDMPPEEEEY
- the LOC129722072 gene encoding microtubule-associated protein RP/EB family member 1 isoform X4; this encodes MAVNVYSTNVTTDNLSRHDMLSWVNDCLRSQFTKIEELCTGAAYCQYMDMLFPGSVPMKRVKFRTNLEHEYIQNFKILQAAFKKMNVDKVIPVDKLIKGRFQDNFEFLQWFKKFFDANYDGREYDALEARFGILLGSGAIQNELGVGELPKRHIQAPKSQKLPPHHVSSTVSKVTPSRPTAPMGNLERRQIGGVGVTTNASKSSSQNSVTNQQVDELTNQVQDMRLHLEGLEKERDFYFSKLRDIEILCQEDEPTDAQNELVQRILNILYATEDGFAPPDDMPPEEEEY